TTTTGTTAACATATTGAACTAATCCTCTCTCCTGATAAACTCCAGTTATCCCATCACGACTGATAGATATTTTCATTGAGTCCCCTTCGGGATGTTGCAGAAGATGGATTCCCATCCCTTTAACGGGAAGATAATTCGCATCCCAACAAGCAGGTTTAATATCCTTGGCGTCGAGAAGACGTTTCTCCACTTGCAGCAAAACATAATCAAGTTTGTCGATCGGACTAGAGTGTAGAATTGGTTGCTGACTTTCTAATTTAAATACCAGTCCGTCTGTCTCGTTTCCGGAATTTGAACTCAAACAGCCAAAACGCAAAACTGCATTGAGAGCATTGGTTTGGATATCTTCATTTTCATTCGGCTTGAGAACGTGGTAATTTGTCAGTACAAGATTATCTGCTACTAGAACACCCGTTCCAATTTTGCGCGAGTTTATTTCAATCCGACATACAGATGTTATTTGTTCAATGGCTCTCTTCAAAAAGCCAACATCCCAAAAATCTGGTTCAGACTGAAATAAACCTTGAAGTTGTAGTTCTTCTGTTGGTCCTAGCCAATTAATATCTGGACCCGTATTTGCAGTAATATTTATTGGAATGGGATTAATAAGAAATCTTTGCTGAAATATAGTTTGATAAAACTGTTTTAACTCTTGATTCTCTGGGTTTGTATTATACGCAGCGATAATTAGGTAGTCTAACTTACCTCTTGATTCAGCCCATTTAATCAAATTAAAAATACGTTGAGTCTGATTTGCTCCTTCAGCTATTGCATCTAAATTTTCCTCTAATTCATCATCAAGCATCATTTCTAAATCAGCTTTGCTTCGATAAGCACTGAGAATAGCGTCGCGTAATTTCTTACGTTCCGGACCAGTTAGATGCATAACTTAAGAAGGGATTATTGGCTCTTATTGTTATTAAAAGTACCACATATTAATTAGAAAATGGACAGAGGATAACTTAGTATCTTGTACCTGCTAAAATAAATGCCAAAGTTATTATAGATTATTGGACTGAGTTCTCGTCCGCCAAGGACTGTAAGTCCCAGGCTCATAGACGAAGTCCATTAAAATGGACTGGAACAGGATAAATTTTTTAAATAAATTTAAACACAATATTTAGCATTCATTACTCAAAACTCAGAACTTTAGGACTCAGGACTAATGAAAGACAGGCAAGAAAAAATTGCACAAGTCATCGTCACCGCACAGCAAATGCACGATATCGAAGAGCGTATTTTTACAGCGGGAATGCCTGTGGTAGCTTTGATGGAAAAAGTGGCAGGACTTATTGCCCGTCGTATTCAGGATATTTACCTCCTGTCTTGCCAACAAGAAAACAAAGGGAAAGCTTCTTTATCTCCCTCACTCCCTCCCTCCCGCGTAGGAATTCTCACAGGTCCTGGTCATAATGGTGGTGATGCTTTGGTTGTTGCCCGAGAGTTATACTTTCGTGGCTATGAAGTCTTGATATATTGCCCTTTCTCTAAACTAAAAGAATTAACTTCGCAACACTTGCAGTATAATAGAAGTCTGGGTTTACCGTGTTATGACTCGATTGAACCACTGCAAGATTGTGATTTATTGATTGATGGGTTGTTTGGATTTGGCTTAGAAAGAACGCTCACAGATCCAGTCGCTAGCGCTATCAATCAGCTGAATGAATGGGACAAACCGATTATTAGTATCGATTTACCTTCGGGGTTGCACACAGATACTGGTGAAGTTTTAGGAACTGCGGTACGTGCTACGCACACGTTGTGCTTAGGTTTGTGGAAGCAGGGTTTATTGCAAGACCAAGCTCTCGATTATGTCGGTAAAGCTGAGTTAATAGATTTTGACATTCCCTTGGCTGATATACAAGTGGTACTGGAAAATTCACCAAGTACTAAACGCATCACAAAAACAACAGCCCTCTCCACTCTGCCTTTACCCCGTCCGCCAGTTACGCATAAATATAAGGAAGGACATTTGCTGTTGATTTGTGGTTCGCGTCGGTATTCGGGAGGAGCAATCTTAACTGGGTTGGGTGCGCGAGCAAGTGGTGTCGGTATGCTCTCAATTGCTGTACCAGAATCTCTCAAATCAATCATGGTGGCGCAGTTACCTGAAGCTTTGATTATTGGTTGTCCGGAAACAGAATCTGGGGCGATAGCCCAACTGCAACTCCCAGCCAAAACAGATTTGAATTCATTTAGTGCGATCGCCTGTGGTCCCGGCTTAACCCGAGATGCCAGCCCTATCTTACAAGAAGTATTAGATAGCATTAGCCCCTTACTTCTAGATGCTGACGGTTTGAATATCTTGGCTGAAATGGGAACCATCAATACGTTACAAAAACGACAAAATAGTACCGTACTAACACCACACACTGGTGAATTCAAGCGATTGTTTCCTGAAATTGCTGATGCTAATCAGCACAGGGTGAAAGCAACGCGGGAAGCGGCGGCGCAAAGTGGTGCAGTGGTGTTATTGAAAGGTGCAAGGACTGTTATTGCCAACTCCCAAGGAACCGTCTGGATTAATCCCGAAAGTACCCCAGCCTTGGCGCGTGGTGGTAGTGGGGATGTCTTAACTGGGTTGATTGGCGGATTATTGGCGCAAGCTTCTTCTAAAAAGATTTCTGTAGAGGAGATTGTTGCAACTGGTGCTTGGTGGCATTCTCAAGCAGCAATTTTAGCAGCACAAGAGCGGACAGAATTGGGAGTAGATGCCCATACTCTGACGAATTATCTTATTGCTGTTTTGGTATCTACTTCCAATAAAAAATGAAGAACCTCACCCGCCTGCGGCACCCTCTCCTTATTAAGGAGAGGGTTGGGGTGAGGTAACGCAGAAATTACAAGTAATTAAGCGGACTTGATGTTAATTGGTTAATTCCGCAGCCTGCGCCTTTTCTAAGCAAAGCTTCAATTGCTCTGCCAATACTTGTACATCGGGTTCATCAAGGAAGGAAAGGTGAGAACCGGGAAGATGATAGACATCTACTCCACCGGTTACCTCGCCCCAACCAAATTGGGGATCATATTTTACACCGACAGCATCGTCCCGATTTTTATCGTCAGTCCGAAACACAGCCATTTGACCAGGATATGGTTTGAAGGTATACTGCTCAATAGCTTGGACATTAGCAGCCATAACATCTAAATGTTCGTCGCCTTCAGGTAAAATTTCCGACTTTTCCAACAAACGCCGATATTTGTCTCGGAGATGGTACGTGCCCCACTCACTCCAGCCCACAAGCTTTTGTTGTAGGTAGGTAGGTCCTTCTTGTATGATATTATTTATGTGCTCAAAAACTCTGAGTACAAAGGGTAATCGTGTCTCAGTACCTGGACGAGAAGTATCAAGCATAGCTAGAACACGGACTTTCTCACCTAGAGAGTGGAGTTGCTGTGCCATTTCATAAGCAATGATACCACCCAAGGAATAACCTCCTAAATAGTAAGGACCATTGGGCTGAATAGTTTGGATTTCTTTAATATAGTGGGCTGCCATGTCTTCAATCCGGGTTAAAGGAGTGTGTTTTCCATCTAACCCTTGTGGTTGTATTCCATAAACTGGTTGATCCGAACCCAGATGTAATGCTAAAGGACGATAACACAAGATTTCTCCACCTAGAGGATGGATACAGAAGAAAGGTCGCTTGGAACCATTTGGTTGAATTGGTACCAAGGATGACCAAAGTGTACCGGATTTGTCATCGCCACGTGCCGTTACCAAAACCTGCTCACCAACTGGTTTTTCTTCTTCAGAATGGAGCATCTCGGCAAGAGCTTCTACTGTACCTGATTGGAAAAGAGTGGATAAGGGAAGTTTTTTGCCGAATTTCTTCTCTATCTGCGCGAATAAGCGTACTGCTAGTAAGGAATGTCCTCCTAAATCAAAGAAGTTAACCGTAACGCCAACTGGTTGGATACCTAAAATTTCTTCCCAAATCTGTGCTATTTGGCGTTCTAACTCATTGCGGGGAGCAACAAAGTCTGCTTCTAATTCTTGCTTGACTGACTCGGGTGCTGGAAGGGCGCGGCGGTTGACTTTGCCGTTAGGAGTGAGGGGTAGAGCTTCTAACAAAAGATAAGCGAATGGTACCATGTATTCAGGTAACCTTTCTCTAAGATAGAGACGCAACTCACTAGTTATAGGTACTGAATCTTGATTGGGAACAATGTAGGCTACTAAGCGTTTATCGCCTGGTACAGCTTCATAAGCTATGACTACAGTTTGGAGTATCGCTGGATGTTGGCTCAGTACAGCCTCTATCTCTCCTAATTCTATGCGGAATCCCCGTACTTTGACTTGGTTATCAATGCGTTCAATGTATTCTATCTTGCCATCAGGCAAGTATCGGGCTAAGTCGCCAGTTTTATAGAGACGTGCTTCCTTTGTCTGGGAAAAGGGGTTGGGGATGAATTTAAGATCAGTCAAGTCTGGACGGTTGAGGTAGCCTCGCGCAAGTCCGTCACCGCCGATGTGTAGTTCGCCAGAGACGCCAATGGGGACTGGCTGCATATGAGAGTCAAGCAGATAAATTTGCGTGTTGGCAATTGGACGTCCAATGGGCACTGTAGCATGAGACAGTTGCGTTGCTTTTACTTCTAACAGAGTTGACCAAATAGTTGTCTCAGTAGGACCGTACATATTCCAAACAACAGCCCCTGTTGCTAATAATTGCCGTGCCAAGTCACTAGATAAAGCCTCACCGCCGGAGAGAATTTTCAACCCAGGAACACCAGCCCATTCAGCAGTAAGCAACATCCGCCAAGTGGCTGGAGTGGCTTGCATCAATGTAGCACCAGCATCAGCAATGAGTTCACTCAGCAAAGAGCCATCGCTCGCCACTTCCCTTGTCGCCAATACAATACGTGCACCAGTGATCAGGGGTAAGTACAGTTCCAAGGCAGCAATGTCAAATGATATTGTTGTCACTGCTAGGAGTACATCCGCCTGTGTTAATCCTGGTTCGCATTGCATGGATGTTAAGAAATTGACTAAAGCACCATGCGGAATTTGTACGCCTTTAGGCTTACCAGTCGAGCCTGATGTATAGATGACGTATGCCAGATTGTCGGCGGTAGCGCTCGGCGCGGGATTTTCTACACTGTGGGTGGCAATGTTTTCCCAATCTGTATCTAAACAGATGACTGTTGTGTCTACGGCAACAGCAAGTGATTTTTTAGTATCAGTTAACAACACTGATACCTGAGAATCAGACAAGATGGAATCTACCCGTTCTTGAGGATATGCCGGATCTAGAGGAACGTATGCTCCACCAGCTTTGAGGATAGCCAAAAGTCCTAGCACCATTTCTATGGAACGCTCTACACAAATTCCCACCAAGACATCTGGTTTTACTCCTAGCTGTTTCAAATAATGCGCTAGTTGATTTGCTCGCTCATTGAGCTGCTTGTAAGTAAGTTGCTCCCTGCCAAAAACTATAGCTACAGCATCCGGTGTCTTCTCTACCTGAGTCTCAAACAATTGATAGATACACGATTGTTTGGAGTAATTTGCCTGAGTGTTATTCCACTGGAGCAAAAGTCGTTGTTCTGGAGCAGTTAGTAACGGAAATTCTGAGATGAAACCATTCGGATTAGCAACAATTGCCTCAAGCAATGTTTGGAAATGCCCACTCATACGGGTAATTGTCGCATCCTCAAACAGGTCAGTGCTGTATTCCCATAACCCCTGTAATCCCTGTTCTGTTTCCTTCATTGACAAAGTCAAATCAAACTGGGATGCAAAATTATCCACTTCTATGGAAGAGATGCTGAGTTCTGGCAATTCCAATGTTTGTTTCGGTGTATTCAGGAAAACAAACATGACCTGAAATATTGGGTGATACGAGAGCGATCGCTCTGGTTGCAGTTCTTCGACCAGTTTTTCAAAGGGCAAGTCTTGGTGGGCGTAGGCACTCAAAGCGATTTCGCGCACCCTTTGTAATAGTTCCTGAAAACTGGGCTTGCCCGACAAATCAGTACGTAGTACAAGGGTATTGGCAAAAAATCCAATTAAGTCTTCAATTTCCGCTAAATTTCGACCAGCAATGGGAGAACCAACAACGATGTCTTCTTGTCTGCTATAGCGGTACAGCTGGATCTGGAATGCTGCCAACAATGTCATGAACAAAGTCACACCCTCTTGTCGTGACAGTGCATGCAGCTGTACACCCAAGCTTTGAGGTAGTACGAAGGATTGTTTTGCACCCCGGTAAGTCTGAATTGGTGGTCTTGGTTTATCCGTGGGCAATTCCAGTACTGGGGTAGCACTTGCTAGCTGCTGTTTCCAATAGTTGAGTTGCTTTTCTAGCACCTCACCAGAGA
This portion of the Brasilonema sennae CENA114 genome encodes:
- a CDS encoding effector-associated domain EAD1-containing protein, translated to MHLTGPERKKLRDAILSAYRSKADLEMMLDDELEENLDAIAEGANQTQRIFNLIKWAESRGKLDYLIIAAYNTNPENQELKQFYQTIFQQRFLINPIPINITANTGPDINWLGPTEELQLQGLFQSEPDFWDVGFLKRAIEQITSVCRIEINSRKIGTGVLVADNLVLTNYHVLKPNENEDIQTNALNAVLRFGCLSSNSGNETDGLVFKLESQQPILHSSPIDKLDYVLLQVEKRLLDAKDIKPACWDANYLPVKGMGIHLLQHPEGDSMKISISRDGITGVYQERGLVQYVNKTALGSSGAPCFDDDWKIVALHHAQRAKSFGTIREGILFSAIYQEIKDYLKR
- a CDS encoding NAD(P)H-hydrate dehydratase, which codes for MKDRQEKIAQVIVTAQQMHDIEERIFTAGMPVVALMEKVAGLIARRIQDIYLLSCQQENKGKASLSPSLPPSRVGILTGPGHNGGDALVVARELYFRGYEVLIYCPFSKLKELTSQHLQYNRSLGLPCYDSIEPLQDCDLLIDGLFGFGLERTLTDPVASAINQLNEWDKPIISIDLPSGLHTDTGEVLGTAVRATHTLCLGLWKQGLLQDQALDYVGKAELIDFDIPLADIQVVLENSPSTKRITKTTALSTLPLPRPPVTHKYKEGHLLLICGSRRYSGGAILTGLGARASGVGMLSIAVPESLKSIMVAQLPEALIIGCPETESGAIAQLQLPAKTDLNSFSAIACGPGLTRDASPILQEVLDSISPLLLDADGLNILAEMGTINTLQKRQNSTVLTPHTGEFKRLFPEIADANQHRVKATREAAAQSGAVVLLKGARTVIANSQGTVWINPESTPALARGGSGDVLTGLIGGLLAQASSKKISVEEIVATGAWWHSQAAILAAQERTELGVDAHTLTNYLIAVLVSTSNKK